A portion of the Leptospira congkakensis genome contains these proteins:
- the ahcY gene encoding adenosylhomocysteinase, whose translation MSTATETKSERLPFKVKDISLAEWGREEIILAEKEMPGLMALRKEFGTSKPLKGARICGSLHMTIQTAVLIETLAALGADIRWSSCNIFSTQDHAAAAIAKAGIPVFAWKGESEEEYWWCIEQTLFFEGGKGPNMILDDGHDLTHYIHEKYPQLLTEIKGVSEETTTGVIALHKKLKAGTLKIPAINVNDSVTKSKFDNLYGCRESLADGIKRATDVMLAGKVALVCGYGDVGKGSAASLRNFGARVIVTEIDPICALQAVMEGYQVLRVEDVIENADIIVTATGNDDIISLEHMKAMKDGAILCNIGHFDTEIQMSRLNSEKDVIKKEIKPQVDKYTFPNGRSIIVLAEGRLVNLGCATGHPSFVMSSSFTNQVLAQIELYTTKYELGVYRLPKHLDEKVAALHLEQLGVRLTKLSQKQADYISVPLEGPYKPDHYRY comes from the coding sequence ATGTCCACAGCAACTGAAACAAAATCGGAACGATTGCCATTTAAAGTGAAGGATATCTCTCTTGCAGAATGGGGAAGAGAAGAGATCATTTTGGCAGAAAAAGAAATGCCGGGCCTTATGGCTCTTCGTAAAGAATTCGGAACTTCTAAGCCACTCAAAGGCGCTAGAATTTGTGGATCTCTTCACATGACAATCCAAACAGCGGTTCTAATTGAAACCTTAGCTGCATTAGGTGCTGACATTCGTTGGTCCTCTTGTAACATTTTTTCAACACAAGATCACGCAGCAGCAGCCATTGCAAAGGCTGGAATTCCAGTATTTGCATGGAAAGGGGAATCAGAAGAAGAATACTGGTGGTGTATTGAACAAACACTATTTTTTGAAGGTGGAAAAGGACCAAACATGATCCTTGATGACGGTCATGATCTAACTCATTACATTCACGAAAAATACCCGCAACTCTTAACAGAGATCAAAGGAGTTTCGGAAGAAACAACTACAGGTGTAATTGCACTTCATAAAAAATTGAAAGCGGGAACTTTAAAAATCCCTGCAATCAACGTAAACGATTCAGTAACAAAATCAAAATTTGATAACCTTTACGGTTGCCGTGAATCACTTGCTGACGGAATCAAACGTGCAACAGACGTAATGCTTGCTGGTAAAGTAGCACTTGTTTGTGGATACGGTGACGTTGGAAAAGGTTCTGCTGCATCACTTCGTAACTTTGGTGCACGAGTGATTGTCACTGAAATCGATCCAATTTGTGCTCTTCAAGCCGTTATGGAAGGATACCAAGTTCTTCGCGTAGAGGATGTAATCGAAAATGCGGACATCATTGTGACTGCAACTGGAAACGATGATATCATTTCACTTGAACATATGAAAGCGATGAAAGATGGTGCGATCCTTTGTAACATTGGTCACTTTGATACAGAAATTCAAATGTCTCGTTTGAATTCAGAAAAAGATGTGATCAAAAAAGAAATCAAACCACAGGTTGATAAATATACTTTCCCTAACGGAAGATCGATCATCGTTCTTGCAGAAGGACGTTTAGTAAACCTTGGTTGTGCAACTGGTCACCCATCATTTGTAATGTCAAGTTCTTTTACGAACCAAGTTTTGGCTCAAATCGAACTTTACACAACTAAATACGAGTTAGGTGTTTATCGCCTTCCAAAACATTTAGATGAAAAAGTGGCAGCACTTCACTTGGAGCAGTTGGGAGTTCGTTTAACAAAACTATCTCAAAAACAAGCTGATTATATCAGTGTTCCACTCGAAGGTCCTTACAAACCAGACCACTACCGATACTAA
- a CDS encoding ArsR/SmtB family transcription factor, with translation MAIETLSQSRPFGHLLAATKAISDETRIRILHILSFGAFSVNEVVEILGMGQSRISRHLKILTEAGLIGSRREGSLVYSFLPEEEESDLKFPLELTTLLLSYKEDLPARERDQRMVHQILETRERKSKSFFDGVAESWEKLQEETLHPKLYRSWILQELPTCENILDLGCGPGGLIPFLLNKAKHVTGVDNSSKMIENASSHYGKNPSVSLIQTPMEHLPLTTNSCDAVVASMVMHHVSHPPTVLEEVARVLKPGGVLCIVDLAKHNAEFMRDNFADLWLGFEPELFESWLSNAGFRVGSMNEIQTESSFKILTIKATKEEGGHYVHSN, from the coding sequence ATGGCGATCGAAACTCTCTCCCAATCTAGGCCTTTCGGCCACTTGCTTGCCGCAACTAAGGCCATTTCCGATGAAACTAGGATTCGGATCCTGCATATCCTTAGTTTTGGGGCTTTTTCTGTGAATGAGGTGGTGGAAATTCTCGGAATGGGCCAATCTCGGATCTCTCGCCATTTGAAGATTTTAACTGAGGCCGGCCTCATTGGGTCACGCCGCGAAGGGAGTCTTGTTTATAGTTTCCTTCCCGAGGAAGAAGAGTCCGATCTTAAATTTCCTTTAGAACTCACCACACTTTTGTTATCTTATAAAGAAGACCTTCCCGCAAGAGAAAGAGACCAAAGAATGGTCCACCAAATTCTCGAAACCAGAGAAAGGAAATCAAAGTCCTTCTTTGATGGAGTGGCAGAAAGTTGGGAAAAATTACAAGAAGAGACACTCCATCCCAAACTGTATCGATCTTGGATTTTACAAGAACTCCCTACCTGCGAAAATATTTTGGACTTGGGTTGTGGCCCTGGGGGTCTCATTCCCTTTCTTCTCAATAAAGCCAAACATGTTACGGGAGTAGATAACTCCTCTAAAATGATTGAAAATGCTTCGTCTCATTATGGGAAAAATCCAAGTGTTAGTCTCATCCAAACACCTATGGAACATTTGCCATTAACCACTAACTCTTGTGATGCGGTTGTGGCTTCCATGGTGATGCACCATGTCTCTCATCCGCCTACTGTACTCGAAGAAGTAGCGAGGGTATTAAAACCAGGTGGAGTTTTGTGTATTGTAGATTTAGCAAAACACAATGCAGAGTTTATGCGGGATAATTTTGCGGATCTTTGGCTTGGGTTTGAACCAGAGTTATTTGAGTCATGGTTGTCCAATGCAGGTTTTCGCGTAGGGTCGATGAATGAGATCCAAACAGAATCAAGTTTTAAAATTTTAACTATCAAAGCAACAAAGGAAGAAGGAGGACACTATGTCCACAGCAACTGA
- a CDS encoding ferredoxin family protein, which produces MAYVVTEICVDCKYTSCAAVCPVEAFHEAPDTLYIDPDTCIDCNACQYECPIDAIFPDYDVPEKHKPSIEVNAKEATKYPVIVTTKPPLKGAKCSDSSK; this is translated from the coding sequence ATGGCTTATGTTGTAACTGAAATTTGCGTTGATTGTAAATACACAAGTTGTGCAGCAGTTTGTCCGGTGGAAGCTTTTCATGAAGCTCCGGACACTCTCTACATCGATCCGGACACTTGTATTGATTGTAATGCTTGTCAATATGAATGCCCGATTGATGCGATTTTTCCTGACTATGATGTTCCGGAAAAACACAAACCTTCAATTGAAGTCAATGCAAAAGAAGCAACCAAATACCCGGTCATTGTAACCACAAAACCACCTCTCAAAGGTGCAAAGTGTTCGGACTCGAGTAAATAA